From a region of the Marinitoga litoralis genome:
- a CDS encoding integrase core domain-containing protein codes for MESFHSSVQREFVESIEFDYIDDVYNYYISYIYFYNNLRPHGSLNYFTPDFVFYLFSNQAFDSNEIKSIKFNDFIVCKCFPYFFSNIMGSGRL; via the coding sequence ATAGAATCTTTTCACTCTAGCGTTCAACGTGAATTTGTTGAATCTATTGAATTTGATTATATTGATGATGTTTATAATTATTATATTTCATACATTTATTTTTATAATAATTTAAGACCCCACGGTTCTTTAAATTATTTTACTCCAGATTTTGTGTTTTATCTTTTTTCTAATCAAGCTTTTGATTCTAATGAAATTAAATCAATTAAATTTAACGATTTTATTGTTTGTAAATGTTTTCCTTATTTCTTCTCCAATATTATGGGGTCAGGCCGTTTATAA
- the fba gene encoding class II fructose-1,6-bisphosphate aldolase produces MPYVNTKVILENADKHGYGVPALNINNLEFLHYIIEAGVRMNSPVIIETSQGAMKYAGNGDFRKGAEIFVKMVRTFADEVDIPVALHLDHGKSFEYIIAAIKAGYSSVMIDASEHPFEENMRITKEIVKIAHAAGVSVEAELGQLAGVEDEAVAAENVLVDPEEAKIFVEETDVDFLAPAVGTSHGAFKFKGAAKIDYDRIKKVKEYVKRPLVLHGASSVVPEFVEIAEKHGADFGGAKGVPSEILKEAVKYGINKVNTDTDLRIAFVAGLREFLNGNPKEFDPRNYFKLAREYTIKVITDRMEVLGSAGKADLF; encoded by the coding sequence ATGCCTTATGTAAACACAAAAGTTATTTTGGAAAATGCGGATAAACATGGTTATGGAGTTCCAGCTTTAAACATTAATAATCTAGAATTTTTACATTATATTATAGAAGCTGGAGTAAGAATGAATTCACCTGTTATCATTGAAACAAGTCAAGGTGCAATGAAATATGCAGGAAATGGTGATTTTAGAAAAGGTGCAGAAATTTTTGTAAAAATGGTTAGAACATTTGCTGATGAAGTAGATATTCCTGTAGCTTTACATTTAGATCATGGAAAAAGTTTTGAATATATAATTGCTGCAATTAAAGCAGGATATTCATCAGTAATGATTGATGCTTCAGAGCATCCATTTGAAGAAAATATGAGAATTACAAAAGAAATTGTTAAAATTGCTCATGCAGCTGGTGTATCAGTTGAAGCAGAATTAGGACAATTAGCTGGTGTTGAAGATGAAGCTGTAGCTGCAGAAAATGTATTAGTTGATCCAGAAGAAGCTAAAATATTCGTTGAAGAAACAGATGTAGATTTCTTAGCTCCTGCTGTAGGTACATCACATGGCGCATTTAAATTTAAAGGTGCTGCAAAAATAGATTATGATAGAATAAAGAAAGTAAAAGAATATGTTAAAAGACCATTGGTATTACATGGTGCTTCATCAGTAGTTCCTGAATTTGTTGAAATAGCAGAAAAGCATGGCGCAGATTTTGGTGGAGCTAAAGGTGTTCCATCAGAAATTTTAAAAGAAGCAGTAAAATACGGAATTAATAAAGTAAATACAGATACAGATTTAAGAATTGCATTTGTTGCAGGTTTAAGAGAATTCTTAAACGGAAATCCAAAAGAATTTGATCCAAGAAATTACTTCAAATTAGCAAGAGAATACACAATAAAAGTAATTACTGATAGAATGGAAGTTCTTGGTTCAGCTGGAAAAGCAGATTTATTCTAA
- a CDS encoding AAA family ATPase — MKPGDIKFLSKKVMESGEIPLLWGHFGVGKTDIARDIAKETNRELIILVISQMEPGDLIGLPSKENDKTVFLKPDWWPENDNTIIMIDEINRAHRSIRNAIMQLLLDRRIHNHILPEGTWIMAAANPPDDDYDQVDLITDPAFMSRFFHLSLNPDVNEWIDWAKNESVSDEVISFIKEYPEFISSGKSVSFRLDLKPSPRSWYKLSRVLKNLNEDEIKEYAYILASGIVGPEAARTFVNYIENKSNLPTPEKILFDLDEVLINRIKELSVDERNSIILRLNKYFETLEEDDMIRILDNSEHKLIAKNIKDLSHVISKDSAYSILRNIDHYANKNKGLKKAFFEKLFEELAIVLDNVNWLEEI; from the coding sequence ATGAAACCAGGAGATATTAAATTTTTATCAAAAAAAGTAATGGAATCTGGTGAAATTCCATTATTATGGGGACATTTTGGGGTAGGTAAAACAGATATTGCACGAGATATAGCTAAAGAAACTAATAGGGAACTAATAATATTAGTAATATCTCAAATGGAACCTGGTGATTTAATTGGGCTACCTTCAAAAGAAAATGACAAAACAGTTTTTTTGAAACCTGATTGGTGGCCGGAGAATGATAACACTATAATAATGATAGATGAAATTAATAGGGCACATAGATCAATTAGAAATGCTATTATGCAATTATTATTAGATAGAAGAATTCATAATCATATTTTACCAGAAGGTACATGGATTATGGCAGCAGCTAATCCTCCAGATGATGATTATGATCAAGTAGATTTAATAACAGATCCAGCATTTATGTCTAGATTTTTTCATTTAAGTTTAAATCCAGATGTAAATGAATGGATTGATTGGGCGAAAAATGAAAGTGTTTCAGATGAAGTAATATCATTTATTAAAGAATATCCTGAATTCATTTCAAGCGGGAAAAGTGTGTCATTTAGATTAGATTTGAAACCAAGTCCTAGAAGTTGGTACAAGCTTAGTAGAGTATTAAAAAATCTAAATGAAGATGAAATTAAAGAGTATGCCTATATACTAGCTTCAGGAATAGTTGGACCCGAAGCAGCAAGAACTTTTGTAAATTATATTGAAAATAAAAGTAATTTACCAACTCCAGAAAAAATATTATTTGATTTAGATGAAGTATTAATTAATAGAATAAAAGAATTGAGTGTTGATGAAAGAAATTCTATTATTCTAAGATTAAATAAATATTTTGAAACATTAGAAGAAGATGATATGATAAGAATATTAGATAATTCTGAACATAAATTAATAGCAAAAAATATAAAGGATTTATCTCATGTTATATCAAAAGATTCTGCATATTCTATATTAAGGAATATAGATCATTATGCAAATAAAAATAAAGGGTTAAAGAAAGCATTTTTTGAAAAATTATTCGAAGAGTTGGCAATTGTTTTGGATAATGTAAATTGGTTAGAAGAGATTTAA